GTACCCCAGGTCAGGTTTTTGGCCAGGTGGTAATCCACACCCAGTGAACCGCCGCCATTACGTTTGTAACGGATGCTGCTGTTTTTCAGCAGCAGTTCGCTATCGGAGAACAGGTAGGCGGCATAGAGATCAAAATCACCAAAGGTGTTTTTGTATTTCAGCATCTTGCGTGAACGGTAAGAACCGTCGTAATCACCTTTGATACCGTTGCCCGGGGCCTGGGCTTTCATGTCGTAATCCCAGATATCGGTTTTCGCACCCACCACATCGTAGTAAATGCTGTTCTGCTGACCAAAGGTCATCGTACCCCAGGTTTTGCTTTTCAGACCGGTGTATAGCATACGGCGGGTGGTGTTGTTGGAACCTGCTGCGTAGTGACTATCCCAGTCGAACAGCGCCGGAATGTTCACACCCAGTTCGTAATAGTTAATCCAGCTAATATCATCAAACAGGTAGTAGTCCGACGCGAAACGGAAGCGGGTACCGCCGTCATAACCGTTACGTTTGTACGAGCCTTTGTCGCTATTGCCCATCGCATTATCGAACTGCGGACGGATAGAACCGCCAACGGTGAAGTTCAGACGGCTCAGCGGATCGCCGGCCTGTGGATCCTGTTTAAGAAGGGTGATTTCCGCCTGAGTTGCGAAAGATGTTAATGCCACTGCTGCGCCAATGGCTGTCGCCAGGGCGGTTGTTTTTATTTTCATGGTTTTTCCTTGATGGATAGACGCCACTAGTAATTACTAGCGGCGAGATACTAACGTCTAAAAGTTCGCGTCTGTTGGGGATTTTTTGATTTTTTGTGCTACTAAATACTTTGAAACCAAGCATTTACACTTTGAAATGGAAACACACCATTAGAATTAATGGTGTGTTTTTCGTTAAGAAGTTATTGAGAAATGATTAACTGCTGAATTGACGAAACAGTGCTTTGCCCTTGAGCAGACGCGCACCAAGCCAACCACCACAGACGGAGAGCAGCAGCGCGCCACACAGCGGCAGGGTGATCCACAGCCGCCAGTCAGGCTGCCAGGGAAAATCAAACACCCGGGTTTGCAGTACGGCCAGCGCCGTTTCTGCGCCGATGGCCGCCACCAGCCCGGAGACTGCGCCCAGTAAGGCAAATTCGCACCATAACGTGGCGCGTAACAGCCGCTTCCCCGCGCCCAGTGTGCGATAAACCACCAGTTCCTGGTGACGCTGACGCATGCCTACCTGAACCTGTGCCAGTAGCAGCAACAGACCGCAGGCAGTGACCAGCACCACCATCACTTCCAGCGCCCGGCTTACCTGCTCCAGCACCTGGCCGACCTGTTTTAAAATTGCGCCAATATCCAGCAGGCTGACGGTGGGGAATTCCCGGTTAAGCTGAGTCAACATGCTGTTACCATTTTCCCAGCGGAAGCTGGTCAGCCAGCTTTGCGGCTGACCATCCAGCGCCCCTTGCGGGAAGATAAAGAAGAAATTAGGGCGCATGCTTTCCCAGTCAACTTTACGCAAACTGCTGATTCTGGCGCTGAACTCCTGCGTATCGCCCATAAAGGTTACGCTGTCGCCCAGCTTCAAACCAAGCCGTTCTGCCAGCCCCTCTTCGACAGAAACTTCACCCGATTTTGGCGGCCAGCTTCCTGCGGTGATCGGATTATGCTCCGGTCTCTGCTGCAGCCAGGTAAGATTCAGTTCACGGTTCAGTGCTTCATCCTGATTTCCCTCGGTGGATTGACCGTTAATCTGCGTCATCCTGGCCCGCACAATCGGATAGAACGATTCCGGGCGCACATGATGTTCAGCCAGGAACGCCTTCATCGGCGCCACCTGCTCCGGCGCGATATTGATCAGGAAATAGTTTGGGCTTTCCGGCGGCAACTGCTGCTGCCAGCGATCCAGCAGATCGCCGCGCAGTACCAGCAGCATCGCCAGCAACATAAAAGAGAGGGAAAATGCCGACAGTTGACTCAAGGTTGACCACGGTTGGCGCAACAGGCGATTCACCGCCAGACGCAGCGGTAGCGCTTTCAGGGTCAGCCGTTTTAAAACACTGAGCAGCAGCCAGCCGACCACACCGCATAACAACGCGAGCACTACGGCCCCCGCCAGCACCGACCACAGCAGCATACTGCCGCCCATCAGCCAGGCCAGCAGCGAAATCGCCACGGCGCAGATGACAGGAATATAGAACTTCAGCGGCCAGACGTTCGCCACCGCATCGCGGCGCAATACGCGCAACGGCTGCGTGGCTAACAGCAAGCGATAAGGACGTAATCCCACCAGCAGCGAAATCACCACCACCGCGCCAACAGCCCACAGCCACGGCCACAAGCTGGCAGGCGGCAGCGCAGCGGGAAGCACCGGTTTGAGCAATACCATCAACACGCTTTCAAAAGCCAACCCCAGTACGCCGCCCGTCACCACTGCCAGCGCCAGCACCAATAGCCACTGTCCAACAATCAGCTTGCGCAGTTGCGCGCGCCCGGCGCCAAGGGTTTTCAGCACCGCCACCAGATCGTAACGGCTGCGACAGTAGTGCGCCATCGCCACGGCCACCGCAGCCACTGCCAGCAGCAGGGTTAGCAGTGCCGAAAGCAGCAGAAACTGCTGCGAACGCTGAAGCGATTTACCGAGCGCCCCTTCATCCTGTTCCATCCCGTACCAGCGATGCTCCGGTTTTAGCTGCGGCAGCAGCCACTTTTCGTAGGCGTCGATCTGTGCGGGCGTACCCGCAAATTTTGCGCGCCAGCTTACCCGGCTCCCCGGCTGTACGGCGCCGGTCTTCGCCACATCCGCCGTATTCATCAGCAGGCGCGGCGCCATCTGGAAGGGGTTGAAACCGGAATCCGGTTCTTGAAC
The Kosakonia oryzae genome window above contains:
- the ybbP gene encoding putative ABC transporter permease subunit YbbP, encoding MIARWFWREWRSPSLLIVWMALSLSVACVLALGNISDRMEKGLSQQSRDFMAGDRALRSSREIPAAWLDEARKLGLKVNEQISFNTMTFAGDTPQLADVKAVDDLYPLYGELQTRPAGLKPQAGSVLLAPRLMALLNLKVGDTIDVGDATLHIAGEVVQEPDSGFNPFQMAPRLLMNTADVAKTGAVQPGSRVSWRAKFAGTPAQIDAYEKWLLPQLKPEHRWYGMEQDEGALGKSLQRSQQFLLLSALLTLLLAVAAVAVAMAHYCRSRYDLVAVLKTLGAGRAQLRKLIVGQWLLVLALAVVTGGVLGLAFESVLMVLLKPVLPAALPPASLWPWLWAVGAVVVISLLVGLRPYRLLLATQPLRVLRRDAVANVWPLKFYIPVICAVAISLLAWLMGGSMLLWSVLAGAVVLALLCGVVGWLLLSVLKRLTLKALPLRLAVNRLLRQPWSTLSQLSAFSLSFMLLAMLLVLRGDLLDRWQQQLPPESPNYFLINIAPEQVAPMKAFLAEHHVRPESFYPIVRARMTQINGQSTEGNQDEALNRELNLTWLQQRPEHNPITAGSWPPKSGEVSVEEGLAERLGLKLGDSVTFMGDTQEFSARISSLRKVDWESMRPNFFFIFPQGALDGQPQSWLTSFRWENGNSMLTQLNREFPTVSLLDIGAILKQVGQVLEQVSRALEVMVVLVTACGLLLLLAQVQVGMRQRHQELVVYRTLGAGKRLLRATLWCEFALLGAVSGLVAAIGAETALAVLQTRVFDFPWQPDWRLWITLPLCGALLLSVCGGWLGARLLKGKALFRQFSS
- a CDS encoding porin, with amino-acid sequence MKIKTTALATAIGAAVALTSFATQAEITLLKQDPQAGDPLSRLNFTVGGSIRPQFDNAMGNSDKGSYKRNGYDGGTRFRFASDYYLFDDISWINYYELGVNIPALFDWDSHYAAGSNNTTRRMLYTGLKSKTWGTMTFGQQNSIYYDVVGAKTDIWDYDMKAQAPGNGIKGDYDGSYRSRKMLKYKNTFGDFDLYAAYLFSDSELLLKNSSIRYKRNGGGSLGVDYHLAKNLTWGTAWNYTKANVRNSSTGDTDSYSQNIYGTALSWTPDNWTFSFGGGWYENFLTTGQKNVHDYFAGDAWGIEYFAGYKIPVGQYALKYVQPYVMGDRLQYTTGRDYQRIDNGVGVTFQLDYGFRVDYEHVFTSSSDKSLADMNIVRLRYDF